One genomic segment of Novosphingobium sp. RL4 includes these proteins:
- a CDS encoding metal/formaldehyde-sensitive transcriptional repressor: MAHLTENNDALVMRVRRLIGQLQAVERALVGGEDCAKTLHLAAAVRGAINGLIDELIADHVKAHVAAPDLTQDEREEGAEALIAAIRRYAK; encoded by the coding sequence ATGGCTCACTTGACCGAAAACAACGACGCGCTCGTCATGCGCGTCCGCCGCCTCATCGGGCAGCTCCAGGCCGTCGAGCGTGCGCTCGTCGGCGGGGAAGACTGCGCGAAGACGCTTCACCTGGCCGCAGCAGTACGCGGCGCGATCAATGGTCTCATCGACGAACTGATCGCCGATCATGTGAAGGCGCACGTCGCAGCCCCGGACCTGACGCAGGACGAACGAGAAGAAGGCGCGGAAGCCCTGATCGCGGCGATCCGCCGCTATGCCAAGTAG
- the dmeF gene encoding CDF family Co(II)/Ni(II) efflux transporter DmeF produces MATHFDLDRFAHDHDFLGASHDENARRTLWVVLLTALMMVGEIVAGYLTGSMALLADGFHMATHAGALSVAAIAYRYARRNTRNPAFSFGTGKVGDLAGFASALVLALIALGIGVESFLRLFRPITVAFGEATVIAVIGLAVNIVSALLLSGHHHHDHHGHHEHGHHDHSGHGHHGHGDNNLRSAYVHVLADALTSVLAIAALLAGRYLGWIWLDPVMGIVGGVVIARWAWTLMKETAFVLLDRTDTHVAEEVREVVEGPGDARITDLHVWRIGPEAHAAIIGVTAHDTAVDTAELRRRLTPVHELRHVTIERH; encoded by the coding sequence ATGGCCACTCACTTCGACCTCGATCGCTTCGCACACGACCACGACTTCCTCGGCGCCTCTCATGACGAGAACGCGCGGCGAACTCTGTGGGTCGTCCTGCTCACTGCCCTGATGATGGTGGGCGAAATCGTCGCTGGGTACCTGACCGGCTCCATGGCCCTGCTGGCGGACGGTTTCCACATGGCCACTCATGCCGGCGCGCTGAGTGTCGCCGCGATTGCCTACCGCTATGCCCGGCGGAATACCCGCAATCCGGCTTTCAGCTTCGGCACCGGCAAGGTCGGCGATCTTGCCGGGTTCGCCTCGGCGCTCGTACTCGCGCTCATCGCACTTGGTATAGGCGTGGAATCGTTCCTGCGCCTGTTCCGCCCGATCACGGTGGCATTCGGCGAGGCAACCGTGATCGCGGTGATCGGCCTGGCCGTGAACATCGTCAGCGCCCTGCTGCTATCCGGCCATCATCATCACGATCACCATGGACACCACGAGCATGGCCACCACGACCATAGTGGTCATGGGCACCATGGGCATGGCGACAACAACCTGCGTTCGGCCTATGTCCACGTTCTTGCCGATGCGCTCACTTCGGTTCTGGCGATCGCGGCGCTGCTGGCCGGACGCTACCTCGGCTGGATCTGGCTCGACCCGGTCATGGGCATCGTCGGCGGCGTAGTCATCGCGCGCTGGGCCTGGACGCTCATGAAGGAGACCGCCTTCGTCCTGCTGGACCGCACCGACACGCACGTCGCCGAAGAAGTTCGCGAGGTCGTGGAAGGGCCGGGAGATGCCCGCATCACCGACCTCCACGTCTGGCGGATCGGTCCGGAGGCCCACGCGGCAATCATCGGCGTCACCGCCCACGACACCGCCGTGGACACCGCCGAATTGCGCCGACGGCTCACCCCGGTCCACGAACTTCGCCACGTCACCATAGAGCGGCATTGA
- a CDS encoding SDR family oxidoreductase, with protein MSFTLDQFRLDGKVAVVTGAGGRGNSIGRAYALGLADAGAAVVVADLNQQGAQAVADEIAAAGGRALAVQVDVASEESTLAMAAAASEAFGGIDILINNAALMVDVSYDNCETISLDAWNRAFAVNLNGALLCARAVLPSMRARGGGRIVNQTSGGAFPATGLYGISKLALVGLTTTLAKQFGKDNVTCNAIAPGNVMSDAGKMLVPDDSPFIQFLKMTCALRPRGEPDELVGTALLLCSQAGQWITGQTIHVDGGWVLRP; from the coding sequence ATGAGCTTCACTCTCGACCAGTTCCGTCTTGACGGAAAAGTCGCTGTCGTCACCGGAGCGGGCGGGCGCGGCAATTCGATCGGCAGGGCCTATGCACTTGGACTTGCCGATGCAGGCGCGGCCGTGGTGGTTGCCGATCTCAATCAACAAGGGGCTCAGGCTGTTGCGGACGAGATCGCCGCGGCGGGCGGCAGGGCGCTGGCCGTGCAGGTGGATGTTGCCAGCGAGGAATCGACCCTGGCCATGGCCGCTGCAGCGAGCGAAGCCTTTGGCGGGATCGATATCCTCATCAACAACGCCGCTCTCATGGTCGATGTCAGCTACGACAATTGCGAGACGATCAGCCTCGATGCCTGGAACCGGGCCTTTGCCGTGAACCTCAACGGCGCACTGCTCTGTGCAAGGGCTGTCCTGCCTTCCATGCGCGCGCGCGGGGGTGGGCGTATCGTCAACCAGACGTCGGGCGGGGCATTCCCGGCAACCGGGCTTTACGGTATCTCGAAACTGGCGCTGGTCGGGCTCACCACCACGCTTGCCAAGCAGTTTGGGAAGGATAACGTGACCTGCAACGCCATCGCGCCGGGCAATGTCATGTCCGATGCCGGAAAGATGCTGGTGCCGGACGATTCCCCTTTCATCCAGTTCCTCAAGATGACCTGCGCGCTGCGTCCGCGCGGAGAGCCGGACGAACTGGTCGGCACCGCGCTGCTGCTCTGTTCGCAGGCGGGCCAGTGGATCACGGGGCAGACCATCCATGTCGACGGAGGATGGGTGCTGCGCCCGTGA
- a CDS encoding NAD(P)-dependent oxidoreductase, whose protein sequence is MSAKETIGFIGLGSQGGPMAERIAAAGYPLTVWARRPEALQPFVDAGARGAATIAELGAACDHVGICVVDDDGVAAIVEELLAAMRPGSRIVVHSTILPENCQRLAARCAAKGIAFLDAPVSGGGAGASAGTLTVMCGGQADDFAAARPVFETFGGMIVLLGAAGAGQRAKIVNNALMAANMGLAHAAMQAGAELGLEGAALRELVKASSGRSFGFEVYARLPSPQAFSHGAPLLVKDVKLLKATLPEAGGAEALRIAAEPFLSAAIGADLTETHP, encoded by the coding sequence ATGAGCGCGAAGGAAACCATCGGCTTCATCGGGCTCGGCAGCCAGGGCGGCCCCATGGCCGAGCGCATCGCGGCGGCGGGCTATCCGCTCACCGTCTGGGCGCGGCGTCCCGAGGCGCTTCAGCCATTCGTGGACGCGGGAGCCCGGGGGGCGGCGACCATCGCGGAGCTTGGCGCGGCTTGCGACCACGTCGGCATCTGCGTGGTCGACGATGACGGTGTGGCCGCCATCGTCGAGGAACTGCTGGCGGCGATGCGGCCGGGTAGCCGCATCGTGGTCCATTCCACGATCCTGCCCGAAAACTGCCAGCGGCTTGCGGCGCGGTGCGCGGCGAAGGGTATAGCCTTCCTGGACGCTCCTGTCAGCGGCGGCGGCGCGGGGGCATCCGCCGGCACGCTGACGGTGATGTGCGGCGGTCAGGCTGACGACTTCGCGGCGGCGCGCCCCGTGTTCGAGACGTTCGGCGGGATGATCGTCCTCCTTGGCGCAGCAGGTGCGGGCCAGCGGGCCAAGATCGTCAACAACGCGCTGATGGCCGCGAACATGGGGCTTGCCCATGCCGCGATGCAGGCAGGCGCGGAACTGGGGCTCGAAGGCGCGGCATTACGCGAATTGGTCAAGGCCAGCAGCGGCCGCAGTTTCGGTTTCGAGGTCTATGCCAGGCTGCCGTCGCCGCAGGCCTTCTCCCACGGCGCGCCCTTGCTGGTGAAGGACGTGAAATTGCTCAAGGCCACGCTTCCCGAGGCCGGGGGCGCCGAGGCGCTTCGCATTGCTGCCGAACCTTTCCTTTCCGCCGCGATCGGCGCTGACCTTACGGAGACCCATCCATGA
- a CDS encoding SDR family oxidoreductase, with protein sequence MTIAIDMTGKVALVTGAASGLGRAVALKLAQAGAALCIVDVNAEGLAETEGALADIGAQVLVHAADLSDPAACKGSVAAATARFGRLDALCNVAGLIYLAHSHEMAEELWHRTMAVNLTAPFMLSQAAIPHLLEAKGAIVNVASCASFIGEAYAAAYCATKAGLVNMTKAMAMEYMRKPIRINAVAPGGMITNIVVNYKPPEGCDIELLKRFSGMRGTVEVDDVADMVALLASPAGRGYHGNCISIDAGITAG encoded by the coding sequence ATGACCATTGCAATCGACATGACGGGCAAAGTGGCCCTCGTTACCGGCGCCGCATCGGGTCTCGGCCGTGCGGTGGCGCTGAAGCTGGCGCAGGCGGGTGCCGCGCTCTGCATCGTGGACGTGAATGCGGAAGGGCTGGCAGAGACCGAAGGCGCCCTGGCCGATATCGGCGCGCAAGTGCTGGTCCATGCCGCCGACCTTTCGGACCCCGCCGCCTGCAAGGGATCCGTTGCGGCGGCAACGGCACGCTTCGGTCGGCTCGATGCCCTCTGCAACGTGGCGGGGCTCATCTATCTCGCCCATTCGCACGAGATGGCCGAGGAACTCTGGCACCGCACCATGGCGGTCAACCTGACGGCACCCTTCATGCTTTCGCAGGCGGCGATCCCGCATCTGCTGGAAGCGAAGGGCGCGATCGTCAACGTGGCGTCCTGCGCATCATTCATCGGTGAGGCTTATGCCGCGGCCTATTGCGCCACCAAGGCAGGTCTCGTGAACATGACCAAGGCCATGGCGATGGAGTATATGCGCAAGCCCATCCGCATCAACGCGGTGGCGCCGGGCGGGATGATCACGAACATCGTCGTCAACTACAAGCCGCCCGAAGGCTGCGACATCGAACTGCTCAAGCGATTTTCCGGAATGCGCGGGACGGTGGAGGTGGACGATGTGGCCGACATGGTGGCGTTGCTCGCCTCGCCTGCCGGGCGCGGCTATCATGGCAATTGCATCTCGATCGACGCCGGGATCACCGCGGGATGA
- a CDS encoding carboxymuconolactone decarboxylase family protein yields the protein MSLLDPGERTSRGIAVQSEVTGRAAAQPASLLQESWRDFIYAEIWSRPGLDRRARFLISMASSAGSNGPRDALDGYVRGALTTGDLTLAELREAALHVAVYAGWDKGGDLDAAITRVEAELGLDPAPWAPIRGEPWDPQTRMEQGFAAFREVMTFDGPRVGNGMPYLQHGILNFVFGEMWCRPGLDQRSRRFLTLVGVADSAAVVPIGSHFHAAMASGNCTPAELHEFVLQYAVHAGWPKASVVQGVVFEMAAKFEKGLPWNG from the coding sequence GTGAGCCTGCTCGATCCGGGTGAGCGGACCTCGCGCGGCATCGCGGTCCAGTCGGAAGTGACCGGCAGGGCGGCAGCCCAGCCTGCAAGCCTGCTGCAGGAAAGCTGGCGCGACTTCATATATGCGGAAATCTGGTCGCGTCCGGGGCTGGATCGGCGCGCGCGCTTCCTGATCTCGATGGCTTCGTCGGCCGGAAGCAATGGCCCGCGCGATGCGCTTGACGGCTATGTAAGGGGCGCTTTGACGACTGGCGACCTGACCTTGGCCGAATTGCGGGAAGCGGCGCTGCACGTGGCGGTCTATGCCGGGTGGGACAAGGGCGGCGATCTCGATGCCGCGATCACGCGCGTGGAGGCGGAACTGGGCCTCGACCCGGCGCCCTGGGCACCGATCCGCGGCGAACCGTGGGATCCGCAGACACGCATGGAACAGGGCTTTGCCGCCTTCCGCGAAGTCATGACGTTCGACGGCCCGCGCGTGGGCAACGGAATGCCGTACCTGCAACACGGCATCCTCAACTTCGTGTTCGGCGAGATGTGGTGCCGCCCCGGGCTGGACCAGCGTTCGCGCCGTTTCCTCACGCTCGTCGGCGTTGCGGATTCCGCCGCGGTCGTGCCGATCGGCAGCCATTTCCATGCCGCCATGGCGAGTGGGAACTGCACGCCGGCCGAACTTCATGAATTCGTGCTGCAATATGCGGTCCACGCGGGATGGCCGAAAGCCTCGGTGGTTCAGGGCGTGGTCTTCGAGATGGCCGCCAAGTTCGAGAAGGGCCTGCCCTGGAACGGGTGA
- a CDS encoding aldehyde dehydrogenase family protein, which produces MAFRNPSIDALPRHPLIIGGRHEEQGGGEMLAHVYPATGKVTREIRMANADDVDRAVVAARKAFPAWRAMPGDKRRDLMFRIAALFEARSADFAPSLISENGSVAMTAPYMGYDAAQKFRYFGGWCDKIHGRTIPMWGAPAHDHVAYEPYGVVGIIVPWNGPLFAATMVMAPALAAGNCIVLKAPDLAPYSVMKLVEILHEAGLPEGVVNLVTGAADVGEAMVAHPGIDKIEFIGSGATAKKVLTTAAQSLKPVGLELGGKSAVIVFDDADLMLAAKKGLTGAVSSNGQGCVNGTRLLVQRGVYDQYLQILAAMAGHVKSGDPFDAATVLGPVISGGALERIKGMIDRGVADGGRVVAGGERLGGEFADGFFLPVTVIADVANDCEIAQNEVFGPVLVATPFDTEEEAIALANGTEYGLGAYVHTQNLRRAHHVTRELQSGMIHVNGSGEAMQPNCPFGGFKKSGHGRLGGVEGLHEFLQPKNVWMSMAAPEVNS; this is translated from the coding sequence ATGGCTTTCAGGAATCCATCCATTGACGCACTGCCGCGTCATCCGCTGATCATCGGTGGGCGGCATGAAGAGCAAGGCGGCGGCGAAATGCTGGCGCATGTCTATCCGGCCACCGGCAAGGTCACGCGGGAAATCCGCATGGCCAACGCCGATGACGTGGACCGCGCGGTCGTGGCTGCCCGCAAGGCCTTTCCCGCTTGGCGGGCGATGCCAGGGGACAAGCGCCGCGATCTCATGTTCCGCATCGCCGCGCTGTTCGAGGCCCGGTCCGCCGATTTTGCGCCGAGCCTTATATCCGAAAACGGTTCGGTCGCGATGACGGCGCCTTACATGGGCTACGACGCTGCACAGAAGTTCCGTTACTTCGGTGGCTGGTGCGACAAGATCCACGGGCGAACGATCCCGATGTGGGGCGCGCCCGCGCACGATCACGTCGCTTATGAGCCTTATGGCGTGGTCGGCATCATCGTCCCCTGGAACGGCCCGCTGTTCGCCGCAACGATGGTGATGGCGCCCGCATTGGCGGCGGGCAACTGCATCGTTCTGAAGGCGCCCGACCTTGCTCCCTACAGCGTGATGAAACTGGTCGAGATCCTCCACGAGGCCGGTCTTCCCGAAGGCGTCGTCAACCTCGTGACCGGTGCGGCGGATGTCGGGGAAGCGATGGTCGCGCATCCGGGTATCGACAAGATCGAATTCATCGGTTCCGGCGCCACCGCCAAAAAGGTGCTGACCACGGCAGCGCAATCGCTCAAGCCCGTGGGGCTGGAGCTTGGCGGCAAGTCCGCGGTGATCGTTTTCGACGATGCCGACCTGATGCTGGCGGCCAAGAAGGGCCTGACCGGCGCCGTTTCCTCCAACGGTCAGGGCTGCGTGAACGGAACGCGCCTGCTCGTCCAGCGCGGGGTCTACGACCAGTATCTGCAGATCTTGGCTGCCATGGCCGGTCATGTGAAGAGCGGTGATCCTTTCGATGCGGCCACTGTGCTCGGCCCGGTCATCAGCGGGGGCGCCCTGGAACGGATCAAGGGCATGATCGATCGCGGCGTTGCTGATGGCGGCCGAGTGGTGGCCGGGGGCGAGCGGCTTGGCGGCGAATTCGCGGATGGGTTTTTCCTGCCGGTAACGGTCATCGCCGACGTCGCCAACGATTGTGAAATCGCGCAGAACGAGGTGTTCGGCCCCGTGCTGGTGGCCACGCCGTTCGATACCGAGGAAGAAGCCATCGCCCTGGCCAACGGCACCGAATATGGCCTCGGCGCCTATGTCCATACGCAGAACCTGCGCCGCGCACACCACGTCACGCGGGAACTTCAGTCCGGCATGATCCATGTCAACGGCTCCGGGGAGGCGATGCAGCCAAATTGTCCCTTCGGCGGCTTCAAGAAGAGCGGTCATGGGCGGCTCGGCGGGGTGGAGGGCCTTCACGAATTCCTCCAGCCGAAAAACGTCTGGATGAGCATGGCTGCCCCGGAGGTGAACTCGTGA
- a CDS encoding GntR family transcriptional regulator, which yields MTSTEAERATGRKSGEKRQVVRNTAECLRNRIFSLPPGEQIGSLPELAREFGVGIVTVQQAARILEHEGLLEVKRGPGGGYYGRRPGRADLERVLSAYVRSEKSSWREVLDITSLLFNRLCAASARCSDQPLRDELRKVRQHIAQCADDAQLGPLESGLQETLFRMVDQPLFELLTRVALETSRNTHPDGPMQGMFGLDQWKAGRLKIIDAILEQDPALARFEADRQNRQTLVALYGLDDI from the coding sequence ATGACATCGACAGAGGCTGAACGGGCAACCGGCCGCAAGAGCGGCGAAAAGCGCCAGGTGGTGCGAAATACGGCAGAATGCCTGCGCAACCGGATATTTTCCCTTCCGCCCGGAGAGCAGATCGGCTCGCTCCCGGAGCTTGCCCGGGAGTTCGGCGTGGGCATCGTCACCGTTCAGCAGGCGGCGCGAATTCTCGAGCACGAGGGCCTGCTCGAAGTGAAACGCGGACCCGGCGGGGGCTACTACGGCAGGAGGCCGGGCCGGGCCGACCTTGAAAGAGTGCTCAGCGCCTATGTGAGAAGCGAAAAATCCTCCTGGCGGGAAGTGCTCGACATAACCTCGCTCCTGTTCAACCGCCTCTGCGCGGCATCGGCGCGCTGCAGCGATCAGCCGCTTCGAGACGAACTGCGCAAGGTCAGGCAACATATCGCGCAATGCGCCGATGACGCCCAGCTCGGGCCGCTTGAATCCGGGTTGCAGGAAACCCTGTTTCGCATGGTCGATCAGCCCTTGTTCGAACTGCTTACCCGCGTGGCGCTTGAAACCTCCCGCAACACCCACCCCGATGGACCGATGCAGGGGATGTTCGGGCTGGACCAGTGGAAGGCGGGACGGTTGAAGATCATCGATGCCATCCTGGAGCAGGACCCGGCGCTTGCGCGGTTCGAGGCGGATCGACAGAACCGGCAGACCCTTGTCGCGCTCTACGGGCTCGACGACATCTGA
- a CDS encoding aldehyde dehydrogenase family protein, with protein sequence MAMQYRLLLDGRLKQGAAAMDVLNPATGEVIAASGCADAAQAEEAVAAALRAFPGWRARSQDERAACLEAMAQALAARSEEFARLLTQEQGKTLAEARGEVEGSIAALHYHAGLRLEPVVLKENPSERVVEQRYPLGVVIAIVPWNYPLLLLMLKLAPALLAGNCVIAKPAPTTPITTLRFGELVADLLPPGTFQTLGDRGDLGPVLTAHPDVAHVSFTGSTATGRKVLASAAGTLKRFTLELGGNDAAIVLDDADIASVAPQLFAGATANAGQICLGIKRIYVHRDKADALCEALVELARAAVIGNGLSEDTTLGPVQNAAQHARLGGLLEESRRLGQVLCGGVLPDGPGWFVPPTVVRGLPDNARLVREEQFGPLIPVMAYDSLDEAVARANASEYGLGASVWSGDVTRGMAVAERIDSGLVWVNRVFDLPFEVPLGGARQSGMGRHQGLAGVEEFTQARIVNGALQVIAERS encoded by the coding sequence ATGGCGATGCAATACCGACTACTTCTCGACGGCCGCCTGAAACAGGGCGCTGCCGCAATGGACGTGCTCAATCCCGCAACCGGCGAGGTGATCGCGGCAAGCGGATGCGCCGATGCGGCGCAGGCGGAGGAAGCCGTCGCCGCCGCGCTGCGCGCCTTTCCCGGCTGGCGCGCACGTTCGCAGGACGAGCGCGCCGCCTGCCTCGAAGCGATGGCACAGGCCCTTGCAGCCCGGAGCGAGGAATTCGCGCGCCTGCTGACGCAGGAACAGGGCAAGACGCTGGCCGAGGCACGCGGCGAAGTCGAAGGGTCCATCGCCGCGCTGCACTACCATGCCGGGCTGCGACTGGAGCCCGTGGTCCTCAAGGAGAACCCTTCCGAGAGAGTGGTCGAGCAGCGCTATCCGCTCGGCGTCGTCATTGCGATCGTGCCGTGGAACTATCCGCTGCTGCTCCTCATGCTCAAGCTCGCTCCGGCGCTGCTCGCGGGCAATTGCGTTATCGCCAAACCCGCACCCACAACGCCGATTACGACGCTGCGCTTCGGCGAACTCGTCGCCGACCTGCTTCCGCCGGGCACGTTCCAGACGCTGGGCGACCGCGGCGACCTTGGACCGGTGCTGACGGCACATCCCGATGTGGCTCATGTCAGCTTCACCGGTTCCACCGCAACCGGGCGCAAGGTACTTGCCAGCGCCGCGGGCACGCTCAAACGCTTCACGCTCGAACTGGGCGGCAACGACGCGGCGATCGTGCTGGACGATGCGGATATAGCCTCGGTTGCGCCACAGCTTTTTGCCGGTGCCACGGCCAATGCCGGTCAGATCTGTCTCGGCATCAAACGCATTTACGTCCACCGCGACAAGGCCGATGCGCTTTGCGAGGCGCTGGTCGAGCTGGCGCGTGCCGCCGTCATCGGCAATGGTCTGTCGGAAGACACCACACTGGGCCCGGTTCAGAACGCGGCCCAGCATGCCCGCCTGGGCGGCCTGCTGGAGGAAAGCCGAAGGCTCGGCCAGGTCCTCTGCGGCGGTGTGCTTCCGGACGGCCCGGGCTGGTTCGTTCCTCCCACCGTGGTGCGAGGGCTGCCGGACAATGCAAGGCTCGTGCGCGAGGAACAATTCGGTCCGCTGATCCCGGTCATGGCCTATGACAGCCTTGACGAGGCCGTCGCGCGCGCCAACGCCAGCGAATACGGGCTCGGCGCCTCAGTCTGGAGCGGCGACGTGACGCGCGGGATGGCCGTGGCGGAGCGGATCGACAGCGGCCTCGTCTGGGTGAACCGGGTGTTCGACCTGCCCTTCGAAGTCCCCCTTGGCGGCGCGCGGCAATCGGGCATGGGCCGCCATCAGGGACTTGCGGGTGTGGAGGAATTCACGCAGGCCCGCATCGTCAACGGCGCACTCCAGGTCATCGCTGAGAGGTCGTAA
- a CDS encoding gamma-glutamylcyclotransferase family protein — protein MSDILLFSYGTLRQHEVQLALFGRLVEGEPDAIPGWRQRMIEITDPEVIAKSGTRWHPMVERSTDPQDAVEGTLFRLSEADIAAADAYEVDYIRKEVRLKSGTLAYIYGDPAE, from the coding sequence ATGTCGGATATCCTCCTTTTCTCCTACGGAACTCTCCGCCAGCACGAGGTCCAACTGGCGCTGTTCGGCAGGCTGGTGGAAGGCGAACCGGATGCGATACCGGGCTGGCGCCAGCGGATGATCGAGATCACCGACCCCGAAGTCATCGCCAAGAGCGGCACCCGCTGGCATCCCATGGTCGAACGGAGCACCGATCCCCAGGATGCCGTCGAAGGCACCCTGTTCCGCCTGTCCGAGGCCGATATCGCCGCCGCCGATGCCTATGAGGTCGATTACATCCGCAAGGAAGTGCGCCTGAAGTCAGGTACGCTCGCCTATATCTACGGGGACCCGGCGGAATGA
- a CDS encoding bestrophin family protein, whose translation MIVRPKPGLREVAFAVHGSILPRILGRLFSIAAIGVVAVLAARSHPGLFAQISAIPFTLIGIALSIFMSFRNNACYDRWWEGRKLWGSLVIACRSFARRIATLDEADRQFLLKGCIGFAAGLAARLRGGEEVAAIAGPCGRGTWNDAVNPTDALLVQMGRRCLDLMQQERIGAIHHSLIEEQLHLMAQVQAGCERIAQTPVPFSYSLLLHRTAYIFCLALPFALAGSLGWWTLLPVLLVSYTFFGLDALGDELEDPFGLEPNDLPLDAMARTIEREMLSALGETDLPAPIAAREHRLS comes from the coding sequence ATGATTGTCCGCCCCAAGCCGGGACTTCGCGAGGTTGCCTTTGCGGTGCACGGCTCCATCCTGCCCCGCATTCTCGGCCGTTTGTTCTCGATCGCGGCGATCGGCGTGGTCGCAGTGCTGGCCGCAAGGTCGCATCCCGGCCTGTTCGCCCAGATCAGCGCGATCCCCTTCACCCTGATCGGGATCGCGCTTTCCATCTTCATGAGCTTTCGCAACAACGCCTGCTATGATCGCTGGTGGGAAGGAAGAAAGCTCTGGGGCTCGCTGGTCATCGCCTGCCGGTCCTTCGCCCGCCGCATCGCCACGCTGGACGAGGCAGACCGGCAGTTCCTGCTGAAGGGCTGCATCGGTTTCGCCGCCGGTCTCGCCGCCCGCCTGCGCGGCGGCGAGGAAGTGGCTGCGATAGCCGGCCCTTGCGGCCGGGGCACATGGAACGATGCCGTCAACCCGACGGACGCATTGCTGGTCCAGATGGGCCGCCGCTGCCTCGACCTCATGCAGCAGGAGCGGATCGGAGCGATCCACCATTCGCTGATCGAGGAACAGCTTCATCTCATGGCGCAGGTCCAGGCAGGCTGCGAGCGTATCGCGCAGACGCCGGTGCCCTTCAGCTATTCGCTGCTGCTGCACCGCACCGCCTATATCTTCTGCCTGGCCCTGCCTTTCGCTCTGGCCGGATCGCTGGGCTGGTGGACGCTGCTGCCGGTGCTGCTGGTCAGCTACACATTCTTCGGGCTCGACGCATTGGGGGACGAACTGGAAGATCCCTTCGGCCTCGAGCCCAACGATCTCCCGCTCGATGCGATGGCCCGCACGATCGAGCGCGAGATGTTAAGTGCGCTGGGCGAAACCGACCTGCCCGCACCGATCGCGGCGCGGGAGCACCGCCTCAGTTGA
- a CDS encoding aromatic ring-hydroxylating oxygenase subunit alpha, whose product MTTAASTATLERPTTGAVPPRGCTFEPEDWAILARHWHPVALSREVDEKPLGAKLLDQPLVLYRVDGEVVVAPDVCPHRGVPLSMGTAGEGGVVCAYHGLTFGKGGKCVHVPAHPSRDIPARLSLKAYPSVERYGLVWTCLDTEDTAPPPGAIADMPHWDEPEFQQIVCPWIDINGFAGRQLEGFLDVAHFAFVHHATFADPDNAEVPTYTPRRTDYGFEAEYWSSVGNYPIGVSQRGVPGFNWLRHFRCHLPFTATLEIHFPGKDRLVIMNAASPVSARVTRLFAPIGRNFDTDLPVQDVYDFNLRIFEEDKAIVEAQMPEWLPLDPAEEAHIPADMSSMTYRRGLKALGLNRFFTC is encoded by the coding sequence ATGACCACCGCCGCCAGCACCGCCACTTTAGAACGACCGACAACCGGGGCGGTGCCACCGCGCGGTTGCACTTTCGAGCCGGAGGACTGGGCCATCCTCGCCCGCCACTGGCATCCGGTCGCGCTGTCCCGTGAAGTGGACGAGAAGCCGCTCGGGGCCAAACTGCTGGACCAGCCTCTCGTGCTCTATCGTGTCGATGGCGAGGTCGTCGTCGCGCCTGATGTCTGCCCTCATCGCGGCGTGCCGTTGAGCATGGGCACCGCAGGGGAGGGCGGCGTCGTCTGCGCCTATCACGGGCTGACATTCGGGAAGGGCGGCAAATGCGTCCATGTGCCGGCACATCCCTCGCGGGATATCCCGGCCCGGCTGAGCCTCAAGGCCTATCCCAGTGTGGAGCGCTATGGCCTCGTCTGGACCTGCCTCGATACCGAAGACACCGCGCCTCCGCCCGGCGCCATTGCCGACATGCCCCATTGGGACGAGCCGGAATTCCAGCAGATCGTCTGTCCATGGATCGACATCAACGGCTTTGCTGGCCGTCAGCTCGAAGGCTTCCTCGATGTCGCTCACTTCGCTTTCGTCCACCATGCGACCTTCGCCGATCCCGACAATGCCGAAGTGCCCACTTATACGCCCCGGCGCACGGATTACGGGTTCGAGGCGGAATACTGGAGCAGCGTGGGGAACTATCCGATCGGCGTGTCGCAGCGCGGCGTGCCGGGCTTCAACTGGCTGCGTCATTTCCGCTGCCATCTGCCGTTCACGGCAACGCTGGAAATCCATTTCCCCGGCAAGGACCGGCTTGTCATCATGAATGCGGCTTCGCCGGTTTCCGCCAGGGTGACGCGCCTCTTCGCGCCGATCGGCCGGAATTTCGACACCGACCTGCCGGTGCAGGACGTCTATGATTTCAACTTGCGCATCTTCGAGGAGGACAAGGCCATCGTCGAGGCGCAGATGCCCGAATGGCTGCCCCTCGATCCGGCTGAGGAGGCGCATATTCCCGCCGACATGAGTTCGATGACGTATCGGCGCGGTCTCAAGGCGCTGGGGCTCAACCGCTTCTTCACCTGCTGA